In a single window of the Olivibacter sp. SDN3 genome:
- the pfkA gene encoding 6-phosphofructokinase has translation MSTIKNIAVFTSGGDSPGMNAAIRAVVRTALHYNLNVFGIQRGYDGMVNGDIFPMDAKSVANIIQRGGTVLKTARSKEFMTPEGRQKAYEQLREFNINGLVAIGGDGTFTGAAKFIQEHDIPVMGLPGTIDNDLAGTDFTIGYDTAINTVINAVDKIRDTAESHDRLFIVEVMGRDSGLIALRSGIGTGAEAILIPESATDSSALLDKLAHGRKNKSSKIVLVAEGDEEGGAFTIAEMVKDKFPNYDTRVSILGHIQRGGSPTCMDRVLASRLGVAAVEALLEGRKGEMVGLINGTVAFTSFDKAIKHIDSLTPSLLKIVNILS, from the coding sequence ATGAGCACAATAAAAAATATAGCCGTATTTACTTCAGGAGGAGATTCTCCAGGCATGAATGCCGCAATCAGAGCCGTTGTAAGAACAGCGCTACATTATAATTTAAATGTTTTTGGAATACAGCGTGGCTATGACGGTATGGTAAACGGAGATATCTTTCCGATGGATGCCAAGTCGGTTGCTAATATCATTCAACGTGGCGGAACCGTTTTAAAAACGGCTCGCAGCAAAGAATTTATGACTCCAGAGGGGAGACAAAAAGCATACGAGCAATTAAGAGAATTCAACATTAATGGCTTGGTCGCTATTGGTGGTGATGGCACTTTTACGGGCGCTGCTAAGTTTATTCAGGAACATGATATTCCGGTAATGGGTTTACCAGGTACAATTGACAATGATCTTGCCGGCACAGACTTTACCATTGGTTATGATACGGCGATTAATACCGTTATAAATGCAGTAGATAAAATTAGAGACACGGCAGAATCACACGATCGCTTATTCATTGTGGAGGTTATGGGACGTGATTCAGGCTTAATCGCTTTGAGAAGTGGGATTGGCACCGGAGCAGAAGCCATTCTCATACCGGAAAGTGCTACTGATTCAAGTGCTTTATTGGACAAACTAGCCCACGGGAGAAAAAACAAATCTTCAAAAATTGTATTAGTTGCGGAAGGTGATGAAGAAGGGGGCGCATTTACTATTGCAGAAATGGTAAAAGACAAATTCCCAAATTATGATACTCGGGTATCAATATTGGGACATATTCAGCGAGGGGGCAGTCCAACCTGTATGGACAGAGTATTAGCAAGTCGGCTTGGAGTAGCGGCAGTAGAAGCGTTGCTGGAAGGCCGTAAGGGCGAGATGGTAGGACTTATCAATGGAACAGTTGCTTTTACCTCATTCGATAAAGCTATTAAGCATATCGACTCCCTTACCCCAAGTTTATTAAAAATAGTAAACATACTATCTTAA
- the msrA gene encoding peptide-methionine (S)-S-oxide reductase MsrA encodes MQGKTLILWSVVIIACLACANGRNEKPSVHSERQVLPGSGSQRGDTATFAAGCFWCVEAQFQELEGVDTVISGYTGGHLKNPTYKQVTGGNTGHAEAVNILYNPEKITYDELLEAFFVAHDPTQLNRQGNDIGTQYRSAIFYHNQEQKDKIDFYIKRLNEEKVYAKPIVTAVKPYGPFYIAEDYHQNYYRLNPDQGYCQFVIAPKMEKFKKVFKAKLKN; translated from the coding sequence ATGCAAGGCAAAACTTTAATCCTATGGTCTGTCGTTATTATTGCATGCCTTGCATGCGCTAATGGGCGTAATGAAAAACCATCTGTCCATTCGGAGCGGCAGGTTTTACCAGGATCGGGAAGTCAACGGGGTGATACAGCTACTTTCGCGGCTGGTTGTTTTTGGTGTGTAGAAGCACAATTTCAAGAGCTTGAGGGGGTAGATACAGTAATTTCCGGATATACAGGAGGTCATTTGAAAAACCCAACCTATAAGCAGGTAACCGGTGGGAACACGGGACATGCCGAGGCTGTCAATATCTTGTATAATCCAGAAAAGATTACTTATGACGAACTTCTTGAAGCTTTTTTTGTGGCACATGATCCAACACAATTGAATAGGCAAGGGAATGACATCGGAACACAGTATCGGTCGGCTATTTTTTATCACAATCAGGAACAGAAAGATAAAATAGACTTTTATATAAAACGCCTAAATGAAGAAAAAGTTTATGCCAAGCCCATAGTAACAGCTGTTAAACCATATGGTCCGTTTTATATAGCAGAAGACTATCATCAAAATTATTATAGACTTAATCCTGATCAAGGATACTGCCAGTTTGTAATAGCACCAAAAATGGAGAAGTTTAAGAAAGTTTTTAAAGCAAAACTGAAAAATTAG
- a CDS encoding zinc-binding dehydrogenase, with protein MKAIVLDGINLPLTVKYVDKPQLKANEALVRIKAAALNRRDFWIQKGQYAGLRFPIILGSDGAGDVEEVGSESEGEWIGKEVMINPAINWGDNEAVQGTDFNILGLPQNGTFAEYVKIPVQNLYPVPAHLTVEEAAAFPLAGLTAWRAVFSKANLQKGEKILITGVGGGVATFVLQWAIHADAEVYVTSGKRQKIKKAIDVGAKAGVLYTDKNWPEKIKPDGGFDVIIDSSLGTGFAHHIDLAKPGGRIVFFGGTASGDLPELNARKIFWKQLSILGSTMGSPKDFNQMMTFVNKHQIKPLIDSIHPLAHAEEAIRKMDNADQFGKIVIRID; from the coding sequence ATGAAAGCGATTGTGTTAGATGGAATTAATTTACCATTAACAGTAAAATATGTGGATAAACCACAGTTAAAAGCAAATGAAGCATTGGTTAGAATAAAGGCCGCGGCATTAAACCGAAGAGATTTTTGGATACAGAAAGGGCAGTACGCAGGTTTAAGGTTTCCGATAATTTTAGGTTCGGATGGTGCGGGCGATGTGGAAGAGGTAGGGAGCGAATCTGAAGGGGAGTGGATAGGAAAAGAGGTGATGATTAATCCTGCTATCAATTGGGGCGATAATGAGGCTGTTCAGGGAACCGATTTCAATATTTTGGGGCTTCCACAAAACGGAACTTTCGCTGAATATGTTAAAATACCAGTGCAGAACCTTTATCCTGTCCCGGCACATTTGACTGTAGAGGAGGCGGCAGCTTTTCCCTTAGCGGGCTTAACGGCTTGGCGAGCTGTTTTTTCTAAGGCAAATTTACAGAAAGGCGAAAAGATCTTAATAACAGGCGTGGGAGGTGGTGTTGCCACTTTTGTTTTGCAATGGGCAATACACGCCGATGCAGAGGTTTACGTAACTTCTGGAAAAAGGCAAAAAATAAAAAAGGCGATAGATGTTGGAGCAAAAGCGGGTGTATTGTATACGGACAAAAATTGGCCAGAAAAAATAAAGCCCGACGGAGGGTTTGATGTAATTATTGACAGCTCTTTAGGCACAGGCTTTGCCCACCATATAGATTTAGCGAAGCCTGGAGGAAGAATTGTGTTTTTCGGAGGAACTGCCTCTGGAGACTTGCCGGAGCTCAATGCAAGGAAGATTTTTTGGAAACAGTTAAGTATATTGGGAAGTACTATGGGCTCTCCAAAAGACTTTAATCAAATGATGACATTTGTAAATAAACATCAGATAAAGCCCTTAATCGATTCCATCCATCCGTTGGCCCATGCAGAAGAGGCTATCAGAAAAATGGATAACGCCGATCAATTTGGTAAAATTGTTATTCGAATAGATTAG